The proteins below come from a single Natranaerofaba carboxydovora genomic window:
- the groES gene encoding co-chaperone GroES yields the protein MSIKPLGDRVLVKLVEQQEEKTKSGIVLPEQAKEKPQEGEVVAVGSGKILDDGNRVEPEVKVGDKIIYSKFAGNEIERDDEKYLILRQDDILAVIE from the coding sequence ATGAGTATCAAGCCACTTGGAGATCGAGTTTTAGTTAAGCTTGTAGAGCAGCAGGAAGAAAAGACTAAAAGCGGCATAGTATTGCCGGAACAGGCTAAAGAAAAACCTCAAGAAGGTGAAGTAGTAGCAGTAGGCTCTGGAAAGATATTAGATGATGGTAATAGAGTAGAGCCTGAAGTAAAAGTTGGAGATAAAATCATCTACTCAAAGTTTGCTGGTAATGAAATTGAGAGAGATGATGAAAAGTACTTAATTCTGCGTCAGGATGATATCCTGGCCGTAATCGAATAA
- a CDS encoding long-chain-fatty-acid--CoA ligase — translation MQSTDLKQWFKSYPDDIPKSLDYPDIPLYEILEQTTKKYPDKTATIFYNAKLNYKELYKQVNALAKSLQDLGVQKGDRVSIMLPNTPQLVIAYYAALKIGAIVVQTNPLYKENELKHQMVDSGSKAIISLDMFYPTIQSVRKDTHLENVILTSLKDYLAFPLNLIYPLKEKKEGNSVKIPAQEDIIWFNSLVEKNKGREPQAPDIDPNEDLALIQYTGGTTGTSKGAMLTHKNLVSNIYQMKHWIPDLKEGEEVTMGALPFFHVYGMTACMNYSIAAAGTLILVPKFEVNTVLKLIKKYKPTLFPGVPTMYIALLNHPDIEKYDISSIRVCLSGAAPLPVKVQKQFEEITGGKLVEAYGLSETSPAATCNLIYGHREEGSIGIPVPDTDCKVINLETEEEEVPIGERGELAIKGPQVMKGYWNMPEETEAVLRDGWFYTGDIAIMDENGFFYIVDRKKDVILAGGFNIYPRDIEEVLYKHPKISEACVIGVSDDYRGETVKAYVVPNEGENLTESELEKYCKEHLASYKVPKIFELTDELPKTLVGKVLRRSLREQEETKAVKETATSEEPSETG, via the coding sequence TTGCAGTCAACAGATCTAAAACAATGGTTTAAAAGTTACCCTGATGACATCCCTAAATCATTAGACTATCCAGACATCCCTCTATACGAAATTCTAGAACAAACTACAAAAAAATATCCGGATAAAACTGCTACCATTTTTTATAATGCTAAATTAAATTATAAAGAACTATATAAACAGGTGAATGCATTAGCAAAAAGTCTTCAAGACCTTGGAGTACAAAAAGGTGATCGTGTTTCTATAATGCTTCCAAATACACCTCAGCTTGTAATTGCTTACTATGCTGCTCTTAAGATAGGAGCAATAGTTGTACAAACAAATCCTCTTTACAAAGAAAATGAACTAAAACACCAAATGGTAGACAGCGGTTCAAAAGCCATCATTTCATTAGATATGTTTTATCCCACTATTCAAAGCGTAAGAAAAGATACACATTTAGAAAATGTTATCCTGACAAGTTTAAAAGATTATCTTGCTTTCCCATTAAACTTAATATACCCATTAAAAGAAAAAAAAGAAGGAAACAGCGTAAAAATACCAGCTCAAGAAGATATAATCTGGTTTAACTCTTTAGTAGAAAAAAATAAAGGCAGAGAACCACAAGCTCCTGACATTGACCCAAACGAAGACCTAGCCTTGATCCAGTATACAGGCGGAACTACAGGTACTTCAAAAGGAGCTATGCTAACACACAAAAACCTTGTATCCAATATCTATCAGATGAAACACTGGATCCCTGATCTAAAAGAAGGCGAAGAAGTAACGATGGGTGCTCTCCCATTCTTCCATGTTTATGGAATGACGGCATGTATGAACTACTCGATTGCCGCTGCCGGAACTTTAATACTAGTGCCTAAGTTTGAAGTAAATACTGTATTGAAGTTGATTAAAAAATATAAACCTACGCTGTTCCCAGGAGTTCCAACAATGTATATAGCTCTTTTAAATCATCCCGACATTGAGAAATATGATATTTCGTCCATAAGAGTCTGTTTAAGCGGGGCCGCACCATTGCCAGTAAAAGTTCAAAAACAATTTGAAGAAATCACAGGCGGAAAATTAGTAGAAGCCTATGGTCTTTCTGAGACTTCCCCCGCTGCCACCTGCAATCTAATATACGGCCATAGAGAAGAAGGAAGTATAGGTATCCCTGTACCAGATACAGACTGCAAGGTAATTAATCTAGAAACAGAAGAAGAGGAAGTCCCTATCGGCGAAAGGGGAGAGTTAGCGATAAAAGGTCCCCAGGTTATGAAAGGATACTGGAACATGCCTGAGGAAACTGAAGCTGTCCTTCGTGACGGTTGGTTCTATACAGGTGATATAGCAATAATGGACGAAAACGGCTTCTTCTATATTGTAGACAGGAAAAAAGATGTTATCCTAGCAGGAGGATTTAACATCTATCCCAGGGACATAGAAGAAGTACTCTACAAACACCCAAAAATCTCTGAAGCTTGCGTTATAGGAGTTAGTGACGATTATCGCGGCGAAACAGTAAAGGCATATGTAGTACCTAATGAAGGTGAAAATTTGACCGAAAGTGAACTTGAAAAATACTGCAAGGAACATCTGGCATCTTATAAAGTACCAAAGATTTTCGAACTAACCGATGAGCTTCCAAAAACCCTTGTTGGAAAGGTTTTAAGACGTTCATTAAGGGAACAAGAAGAAACCAAAGCAGTAAAAGAAACGGCTACATCAGAAGAACCTTCAGAAACTGGGTAA
- a CDS encoding MogA/MoaB family molybdenum cofactor biosynthesis protein has translation MTFRAGILTLSDKGSKGEREDKSGKLIEKKLNELDIEVEEYRVLPDEEQEIIKVMCYLSDEKKVDIILTTGGTGLSPRDFTPEATLKIIEKEVPGIAEAMRYESIKKTPHGMLSRGVSGVRGKTLIINMPGSPKAVEECMDVIIPAIPHALETLSGQASECARE, from the coding sequence ATGACATTTAGAGCGGGGATATTGACGCTAAGTGATAAAGGTTCAAAGGGTGAAAGAGAAGATAAAAGTGGGAAACTAATAGAAAAAAAACTTAATGAATTGGATATAGAAGTGGAAGAGTATAGGGTTCTTCCCGATGAAGAACAGGAAATAATAAAGGTTATGTGTTATTTATCAGATGAAAAGAAAGTAGATATAATACTAACTACAGGAGGTACTGGTCTAAGTCCAAGAGACTTTACCCCGGAAGCAACTCTAAAAATAATTGAAAAAGAGGTACCAGGAATAGCGGAAGCTATGCGCTATGAAAGTATCAAAAAAACCCCTCATGGTATGTTAAGCAGAGGGGTATCGGGGGTTAGAGGAAAAACCCTTATTATCAATATGCCAGGAAGCCCAAAAGCTGTAGAAGAATGCATGGATGTAATAATTCCAGCAATCCCTCATGCTCTTGAGACATTATCAGGCCAAGCTTCAGAATGTGCAAGAGAGTAA
- a CDS encoding molybdopterin biosynthesis protein: protein MKDDRKVYLENVSLEEARKKLFDALDDLGEMGDVRSEKVFVDNARGRYTSEPVFARVSSPHYHASAMDGVAVNSKNTREASSRNPVTLSLAKGEAFVVDTGDPIPKGTDSVIMIEEVEWLNDDEIEIVKSVSPWENVRTIGEDLVATEMIVPSNHKLRPVDIGALLAGGITEIKVKIPPKVGVLPTGDELIEPGENMKPGDIIEYNSRMIAGNVLEWDGEPYRQEKVEDDYEKLKTEINNLSNAFDLVIINAGSSAGREDYTYKVVDELGEVLVHGVAIKPGKPVVIGMVNNTPVIGIPGYPVSALIALECFVKPLLDYWLMGQKKISEENLEREKVKAKISKKLVSSLNASEYVRVKLGLLDGDYIASPLKRGAGIVMSMVEADGIVVVPQMKEGLDKDEEVTVQLLKPRQLVDNTLVSIGSHDITLDLLGEILHKNHYPYNLASTNVGSMGGIMAIARGEAHLAGVHLLDPKTGEYNTSFIKKYIKDEELIVINLIYRDQGFIVKKNNPKGIKNIKDLLREDVRLVNRQRGAGTRVLLDYHLENEKISSNDIKGYEKEEVNHLSVAAAVSGGAADVGLGIRAAAEALDLDFVFLAKERFDLIIPKKYYEMSGIKNLLKSLKSDEFKESVGELSGYDLSKTGEVMAEI, encoded by the coding sequence ATGAAAGATGATAGAAAGGTTTATCTAGAAAATGTTTCATTAGAAGAAGCAAGAAAAAAGCTTTTTGATGCACTAGATGATTTAGGCGAAATGGGTGATGTACGTTCTGAGAAAGTGTTTGTTGATAATGCCCGCGGTAGGTATACAAGTGAGCCCGTTTTTGCCAGAGTATCGTCGCCTCATTATCATGCCAGTGCAATGGATGGAGTGGCTGTTAATTCTAAAAACACTAGAGAAGCAAGCTCTAGAAACCCAGTGACATTGTCTCTTGCCAAAGGCGAGGCTTTTGTAGTTGATACAGGTGATCCTATCCCTAAAGGTACAGATTCTGTGATCATGATTGAAGAGGTTGAATGGTTAAATGATGATGAGATAGAGATCGTAAAATCAGTTTCGCCGTGGGAGAATGTCAGGACTATAGGAGAAGATCTAGTAGCTACCGAAATGATTGTTCCCTCAAATCATAAACTTCGCCCTGTTGATATAGGTGCGCTTTTGGCAGGGGGGATCACAGAGATTAAGGTAAAAATTCCTCCAAAAGTTGGGGTTTTGCCAACAGGAGATGAATTAATCGAGCCTGGGGAAAATATGAAGCCAGGAGACATAATAGAATATAACTCCAGGATGATAGCAGGAAATGTTTTGGAGTGGGACGGAGAACCTTATAGACAGGAGAAAGTTGAAGATGATTATGAAAAGCTAAAAACTGAAATTAATAATCTTTCAAATGCTTTTGATCTAGTGATAATTAACGCAGGCTCATCGGCAGGTAGAGAGGATTATACATATAAAGTGGTGGACGAACTAGGAGAAGTGTTGGTCCACGGGGTTGCTATAAAACCAGGAAAACCAGTTGTAATTGGTATGGTAAATAATACTCCTGTAATTGGAATACCAGGTTATCCTGTGTCAGCTCTTATTGCCCTTGAGTGTTTTGTTAAGCCTTTACTTGATTACTGGTTAATGGGACAGAAGAAGATAAGTGAAGAAAATTTGGAAAGAGAAAAAGTTAAAGCAAAAATATCCAAAAAATTAGTCTCATCTTTAAATGCGTCCGAATATGTGAGAGTTAAACTTGGGCTGTTAGATGGTGATTATATTGCCTCTCCTCTAAAAAGAGGTGCTGGTATAGTTATGTCTATGGTTGAGGCTGATGGGATAGTCGTAGTTCCTCAAATGAAAGAAGGATTAGACAAAGATGAAGAAGTTACGGTACAGCTTTTAAAACCCAGACAGCTGGTGGACAATACCCTTGTAAGTATAGGTAGCCATGATATAACTCTAGACCTGCTGGGTGAAATCCTACACAAAAACCATTATCCATATAATCTTGCTTCAACTAATGTAGGTAGTATGGGTGGTATCATGGCAATTGCTAGGGGAGAAGCCCATTTAGCAGGTGTTCATCTACTTGACCCAAAGACAGGGGAATATAACACTTCTTTTATCAAAAAATATATCAAAGATGAAGAGTTGATTGTGATAAACTTAATATACAGAGATCAAGGGTTTATTGTTAAGAAAAATAACCCTAAAGGTATTAAAAACATAAAAGATCTTTTAAGAGAAGATGTCCGACTTGTCAATAGACAAAGGGGTGCAGGTACCAGGGTGTTACTAGATTATCATCTAGAAAATGAAAAGATTTCATCTAATGACATTAAGGGGTATGAAAAGGAAGAGGTAAACCATCTATCTGTTGCAGCAGCGGTCAGCGGAGGTGCGGCTGATGTCGGACTAGGTATTAGGGCAGCAGCTGAAGCCTTAGACCTTGACTTTGTTTTTTTGGCTAAGGAAAGATTTGATCTAATTATACCAAAAAAATATTATGAAATGTCCGGGATCAAAAACCTTTTAAAAAGTTTAAAAAGTGATGAGTTTAAAGAATCTGTCGGCGAACTCTCTGGTTATGACTTATCAAAAACAGGTGAGGTAATGGCAGAAATTTAG
- the glp gene encoding gephyrin-like molybdotransferase Glp: MLEVLTVDEAINEIIYTLKSVGYYNDKQLNEVISTEESLNRIVYKDIHSSLDLPPFSRSTVDGYAVRADETYGVSESFPGVFTLAGKVLMGEASEVQVKKEEVVEIATGGMLPQGTDSVVMIEETEALGEDSILINKPISPGENVIKVGEDVKKGQKVLEGGHKIRTQDLGALAALGITEVEVYKKPKVGIISTGDEIIGPSEELTPGKIRDINSWALSAEVLEAGAKPINYGICPDNKDKVEEYISKALEENDLVIVSGGSSVGEKDVTSDVINLIGDPGVIFHGISIKPGKPTIFGMVDDKPIFGLSGNPVSAMVTFRLFVKKAIDIISGKKDSPPVPTIRGKLTRNLSSRGGREDYVRVKLQENENGNYNVIPVLGESGLIFTLVEAEGLLKIPRNTEGLRSGEEVEVYLL; encoded by the coding sequence ATGCTAGAAGTTTTGACGGTTGATGAAGCTATAAACGAAATTATCTATACTCTTAAAAGTGTAGGTTATTATAATGACAAACAATTAAATGAAGTAATTTCAACAGAAGAGTCTTTAAACAGGATAGTGTATAAAGATATACACTCTTCTTTAGATCTGCCTCCTTTTTCTAGGTCAACAGTTGATGGATATGCTGTGAGGGCAGATGAAACTTATGGAGTCAGTGAATCTTTTCCTGGAGTTTTTACTCTTGCAGGCAAGGTACTAATGGGAGAGGCTTCTGAAGTACAAGTGAAAAAAGAAGAAGTTGTTGAGATAGCTACTGGTGGGATGCTTCCACAGGGAACCGATTCAGTTGTGATGATAGAGGAAACAGAAGCCCTTGGAGAAGATTCTATTCTGATAAACAAACCTATTTCACCAGGTGAAAATGTGATAAAAGTTGGAGAAGACGTAAAAAAAGGCCAGAAAGTTTTGGAAGGTGGTCATAAGATTAGAACACAGGATCTAGGGGCTTTGGCAGCTCTTGGGATTACTGAAGTAGAAGTATATAAAAAACCTAAAGTAGGAATTATCTCAACAGGAGATGAAATTATAGGACCCTCTGAAGAACTTACCCCGGGCAAAATAAGGGATATTAACTCCTGGGCTCTTAGCGCAGAGGTTCTTGAAGCAGGGGCTAAGCCTATTAATTATGGTATATGCCCTGATAATAAGGATAAAGTAGAAGAATATATAAGTAAGGCTTTAGAAGAAAACGACCTTGTTATTGTATCAGGTGGTAGTTCTGTAGGGGAGAAGGATGTAACTTCGGATGTAATTAATTTGATCGGTGATCCAGGGGTGATATTTCACGGTATTTCAATAAAACCTGGCAAACCAACTATCTTTGGGATGGTTGATGATAAGCCCATATTTGGCCTCTCCGGCAACCCTGTGAGTGCTATGGTTACCTTTAGGTTATTTGTCAAAAAAGCTATTGATATTATCAGCGGCAAAAAAGATTCACCTCCTGTGCCTACAATTAGAGGGAAACTTACCCGCAACCTTTCCTCAAGAGGAGGAAGAGAAGATTATGTCCGGGTCAAATTACAAGAAAATGAAAATGGGAATTATAATGTCATACCGGTACTTGGAGAGTCAGGACTAATATTTACCCTTGTAGAGGCGGAAGGGTTACTTAAAATTCCAAGAAATACAGAAGGGCTTAGGTCAGGAGAAGAAGTGGAAGTATATTTACTATAA